The Candidatus Methylomirabilis tolerans genome includes a window with the following:
- the tyrS gene encoding tyrosine--tRNA ligase — MNDVKALACEQLRALRRGAVEIISEEELLGKLERSLRTGVPLRVKLGADPSAPDLHLGHTVVLRKLRQFQDLGHQVIFLIGDFTGMIGDPTGRSETRKPLSVEEVQINAETYKRQIFRILDQRRTEIRFNSEWLSRMDFANVIRLAAQHTVARLLERDDFQKRYREGRPIGVHEFLYPLAQGHDSVVLRADIELGGTDQKFNLLVGRELQRAAGQEPQVALITPLLEGTDGVQKMSKSLGNYIGIDEPAREVYGKAMSIPDGLIIKYAELAAGMSPEAVEAMEEGLKLGVLHPRTAKADVAGKLVALYYGEQVAEDAALEFDRIFRDKRLPDDINVFIVADEMATIDIVWLIKESEGARSLSEARRLIRQGGVSLDGEVVRDEHTKIPMDQEHVLRVGKRFYRRVKKSVQPQKNT, encoded by the coding sequence ATGAATGATGTGAAAGCGCTGGCCTGTGAGCAACTTCGCGCCCTCCGACGTGGCGCGGTGGAGATTATTTCCGAGGAAGAGCTGCTCGGGAAGCTGGAGCGATCACTGCGGACCGGTGTACCGCTCCGCGTCAAGCTCGGCGCGGATCCTTCAGCGCCGGACCTGCATCTCGGACACACGGTCGTACTGAGGAAGCTGCGCCAGTTCCAGGATCTTGGCCATCAGGTGATATTCCTGATCGGCGATTTTACCGGCATGATCGGTGATCCGACAGGCAGATCAGAGACCCGTAAGCCGCTCAGCGTTGAGGAGGTTCAGATCAATGCAGAAACCTATAAGCGGCAGATTTTTCGGATCCTCGATCAACGCCGAACCGAGATTCGCTTTAATAGTGAATGGCTGAGTCGAATGGACTTTGCTAACGTCATCCGTCTGGCCGCACAGCATACGGTCGCTCGGCTGCTAGAGCGGGATGATTTTCAAAAGCGATACCGGGAAGGGCGGCCTATTGGTGTCCATGAGTTCCTGTATCCGCTGGCTCAAGGACATGATTCCGTTGTACTCAGGGCCGATATCGAATTAGGCGGCACCGACCAGAAGTTTAATCTGCTCGTAGGACGAGAGCTTCAGCGGGCTGCCGGCCAGGAGCCTCAAGTCGCGCTTATTACACCCTTGCTCGAAGGAACTGATGGGGTGCAAAAGATGAGCAAGAGCCTCGGCAACTATATCGGGATTGATGAGCCTGCCCGGGAGGTGTACGGGAAGGCGATGTCGATTCCGGACGGACTCATTATCAAATACGCCGAGTTGGCGGCTGGGATGTCGCCGGAGGCGGTAGAGGCAATGGAAGAGGGGCTGAAGCTTGGTGTGCTTCATCCCAGGACAGCGAAAGCGGATGTAGCCGGAAAGCTGGTTGCGCTCTACTATGGAGAGCAGGTCGCCGAAGACGCGGCTCTCGAATTTGATCGGATTTTCAGGGACAAGAGACTGCCGGATGATATCAATGTGTTCATTGTGGCTGATGAGATGGCCACCATTGACATTGTGTGGTTGATTAAAGAGTCGGAGGGGGCGAGGAGCCTCTCAGAAGCCAGAAGACTTATCCGACAGGGTGGAGTCAGTCTTGACGGAGAGGTCGTACGAGATGAACATACGAAGATACCGATGGATCAAGAGCACGTGCTTAGAGTGGGAAAGCGATTTTATCGAAGGGTGAAAAAGAGCGTGCAACCCCAAAAAAACACTTGA